A genomic region of Colletotrichum destructivum chromosome 1, complete sequence contains the following coding sequences:
- a CDS encoding Putative catalase hem-binding, catalase immune-responsive domain, catalase core, giving the protein MLLTGETFDYWTKNQECIHQLMHLFSDRGTPYSYRHMNGYSGHTHKWTKPDGSFVYVQIHLKTDQGNKTFTNEEAGKMASENPDWHTQDLFEAIEKGEHPSWTVYVQTLTPEQAQKFKWNIFDLTKVWPQSEVPLRPFGKLTLNRNPENYFAEIEQAAFSPSHLVPGVEPTADPVLQSRLFSYPDTHRHRLGVNYQQIPVNAPLNAFNPFQRDGAMAVNGNYGANPNYASTFRPLDYKPVKAVNTPHEKWAGEVVTDLFGPVKPEDYEQALGLWKVLGRQEGQQKNFVSNVSGALAGAHPDVRARTYDMFSRVTPDLGAAIKKETEKIAAPAKDVRSKL; this is encoded by the exons ATGTTATTAACGGGCGAAACGTTCGATTACTGGACGAAAAACCAAGAGTGCATTCATCAGTTGATGCACCTCTTCTCCGACCGCGGCACCCCCTACTCGTACCGCCACATGAACGGTTACTCGGGCCACACGCACAAGTGGACCAAGCCAGACGGCTCCTTCGTCTACGTCCAGATCCACCTCAAGACGGACCAGGGCAACAAGACCTTCACCAACGAAGAGGCCGGCAAGATGGCCTCCGAGAACCCCGACTGGCACACCCAGGACCTGTTtgaggccatcgagaagggcgagcaCCCGAGCTGGACCGTCTACGTTCAGACCCTGACGCCCGAGCAGGCCCAGAAGTTCAAGTGGAACATCTTCGACCTGACCAAGGTCTGGCCGCAGAGCGAGGTGCCCCTGCGGCCCTTTGGCAAGCTCACCCTCAACAGGAACCCCGAGAACTACTTTGCCGAGATAGAGCAGgccgccttctcgccgtcccACCTCGTCCCGGGCGTCGAGCCCACCGCCGACCCCGTGCTGCAGTCGCGCCTGTTCTCCTACCCGGACACCCACCGCCACCGTCTTGGCGTCAACTACCAGCAGATCCCCGTCAACGCGCCCCTCAACGCCTTCAACCCCTTCCAGCGGGACGGCGCCATggccgtcaacggcaactACGGCGCGAACCCG AACTACGCCTCGACCTTCCGCCCCCTGGACTACAAGCctgtcaaggccgtcaaCACGCCGCACGAGAAGtgggccggcgaggtcgtcaccgacctcTTCGGCCCCGTCAAGCCCGAGGACTACGAGCAGGCCCTCGGCCTCTGGaaggtcctcggccgccaggAGGGCCAGCAGAAGAACTTCGTGTCCAACGTCTcgggcgccctcgccggcgcccacCCGGACGTCCGCGCGCGCACCTACGACATGTTCTCGCGTGTCACCCCTgatctcggcgccgccatcaagaaggagacggagaagatTGCCGC GCCTGCCAAGGACGTCCGCTCCAAGCTGTGa
- a CDS encoding Putative catalase core domain, catalase, mono-functional, hem-containing, Catalase superfamily gives MGSDEKPPSTYRYNEKPTYTTSNGAPVENPQAWQRIGPQGPLLLQDFHLIDLLAHFDRERIPERVVHAKGAGAYGEFEVTHDISDICSIDMLSKVGKKTKALARFSTVGGEKGSADSARDPRGFSVKFYTDEGNWDWVYNNTPIFFIRDPVKFPVFIHTQKRHPQTNLKDATMMVSDDL, from the exons ATGGGTTCCGACGAGAAACCCCCTTCCACCTACCGGTACAACGAGAAGCCGACTTACACTACGTCCAATGGCGCCCCCGTCGAGAACCCCCAGGCGTGGCAGCGCATCGGTCCCCAGGGccctctgctgctgcaggacTTCCACCTGATCGACCTGCTGGCTCACTTTGACCGCGAGCGCATCCCCGAGCGCGTCGTCCACgccaagggcgccggcgcttACGGCGAG TTCGAGGTCACCCACGACATCAGCGACATCTGCTCCATCGACATGCTCAGCAAGGTcggcaagaagaccaaggctCTCGCCCGCTTCTCtaccgtcggcggcgagaagggctCCGCCGACTCGGCGCGCGACCCCCGCGGCTTCTCCGTCAAGTTCTACACGGACGAGGGCAACTGGGACTGGGTCTACAACAACACGCCCATTTTCTTCATCCGCGACCCCGTCAAATTCCCG GTGTTCATCCACACCCAGAAGCGCCACCCGCAGACCAACCTCAAGGATGCCACCATG ATGGTAAGCGATGACCTCTAA